A window of the Lolium perenne isolate Kyuss_39 chromosome 7, Kyuss_2.0, whole genome shotgun sequence genome harbors these coding sequences:
- the LOC127315716 gene encoding uncharacterized protein, which yields MYRWVYHKLIVGLDVEWCPSYSPVRNPTALLQLCVGHRCLIFQLLHADYIPDDLEDFLDDPSFRFVGVGVQEDANRLDNDHRLRVANTVDLRGLAADGMQMPRLRQAGLKGIASAVMGVNIEKPRNVTMGPWDAYELSDEQIEYACIDAFVSFQVGRKLLTGDYSNPFSKSIYFL from the coding sequence ATGTACCGCTGGGTCTACCACAAGCTCATCGTCGGGCTGGACGTGGAGTGGTGCCCCAGCTACAGCCCTGTGCGGAACCCCACGGCGCTCCTGCAGCTCTGCGTCGGCCACCGCTGCCTCATCTTCCAGCTCCTCCACGCCGACTACATCCCCGACGACCTGGAGGATTTCCTCGACGATCCCAGCTTCCGCTTCGTCGGCGTCGGCGTGCAGGAGGACGCCAATCGCCTCGACAACGACCACCGCCTCCGGGTGGCCAACACCGTCGACCTGCGCGGCCTCGCGGCGGACGGGATGCAAATGCCCCGGCTCCGTCAAGCCGGGCTCAAGGGCATCGCGAGCGCCGTCATGGGGGTCAACATCGAGAAGCCACGCAACGTGACTATGGGGCCGTGGGACGCCTACGAGCTATCGGACGAGCAGATCGAGTACGCCTGCATCGACGCCTTCGTCTCCTTCCAGGTCGGCCGGAAGCTGCTTACCGGCGACTACTCTAATCCGTTCAGCAAATCAATTTATTTTTTGTAG